The Paralichthys olivaceus isolate ysfri-2021 chromosome 9, ASM2471397v2, whole genome shotgun sequence genome contains a region encoding:
- the hdac3 gene encoding histone deacetylase 3, with product MTNRTSYFYDPDVGNFHYGAGHPMKPHRLSLTHSLVLHYGLYKKMMVFKPYKASQHDMCRFHSEDYIDFLQKVSPNNMQGFTKSLNTFNVGDDCPVFPGLFEFCSRYTGASLQGATQLNHKICDIAINWAGGLHHAKKFEASGFCYVNDIVISILELLKYHPRVLYIDIDIHHGDGVQEAFYLTDRVMTVSFHKYGNYFFPGTGDMYEVGAESGRYYCLNVPLRDGIDDQSYRHLFQPVIKQVVDFYQPTCIVLQCGADSLGCDRLGCFNLSIRGHGECVEFVKSFKIPLLVLGGGGYTVRNVARCWTFETSLLVDESISDELPYSEYFEYFAPDFTLHPDVSTRIENQNSRQYLEQIRQTVFENLKMLNHAPSVQIHDVPSDMLNYERNDEPDPDERGAEENYTRPEAANEFYDGDHDNDKESDVEI from the exons ATGACCAACAGGACATCCTACTTTTACGACCCCGACGTGGGCAACTTTCATTACG GTGCTGGCCACCCCATGAAGCCTCACCGCTTGTCTCTGACTCACAGTCTGGTTTTGCACTATGGACTTTACAAGAAAATGATG gtGTTCAAGCCATACAAAGCATCTCAGCATGACATGTGTCGTTTCCACTCTGAAGACTACATAGACTTTCTGCAGAAGGTCAGCCCCAACAACATGCAGGGCTTCACAAAGAGCCTCAACACATTCAATGTGGGAGATGACTG TCCTGTGTTTCCAGGTCTATTTGAGTTCTGCTCAAGATACACTGGAGCATCTTTACAGGGAGCGACACAGCTTAACCACAAG ATCTGTGACATTGCCATTAACTGGGCTGGAGGTTTACATCATGCCAAGAAATTTGAG GCGTCTGGGTTTTGCTACGTAAACGACATTGTCATAAGTATCCTGGAGCTACTCAA ATACCACCCTAGGGTTCTGTACATCGACATAGACATTCACCATGGCGACGGTGTTCAGGAAGCCTTTTACTTGACTGACCGTGTCATGACTGTGTCCTTCCACAAATATGGGAACTACTTTTTTCCAGGAACAG GTGACATGTATGAGGTTGGGGCAGAGAGCGGACGATACTACTGCCTCAATGTTCCTCTTAGAGACGGCATTGATGACCAGA gctaCAGACACTTGTTCCAGCCAGTTATTAAACAGGTGGTGGATTTCTACCAACCCACCTGTATCGTTTTACAG TGTGGAGCAGATTCTCTAGGCTGTGACAGACTGGGCTGCTTCAACCTCAGTATACGAGGACACGG tgagtgtgtggagTTTGTAAAGAGCTTTAAGATTCCACTGTTGGtcctgggaggaggaggatacaCAGTGAGGAACGTGGCTCGCTGCTG GACCTTTGAAACATCTCTGTTGGTGGATGAATCCATCAGTGATGAGCTGCCTTATAGCG AGTATTTTGAATACTTTGCTCCAGACTTCACGCTGCATCCTGATGTTAGCACCAGGATAGAGAACCAGAACTCCAGACAG TACTTGGAGCAGATCCGTCAGACAGTGTTTGAGAACTTGAAGATGTTGAACCACGCACCTAGCGTCCAGATACACGACGTTCCCTCTGACATGCTGAACTACGAACGCAATGATGAGCCTGACCCTGACGAGAGGGGGGCTGAGGAAAACTACACCAG GCCAGAGGCAGCCAATGAGTTCTACGATGGTGACCACGACAACGACAAAGAGAGTGACGTAGAAATTTGA